Proteins found in one Methylobacter sp. S3L5C genomic segment:
- a CDS encoding DUF177 domain-containing protein: MLDRLPEYIDPLHLADKRGELKGQIPLKNLDRLAKMLINDTGTVTVDLFFGREGRLAKVEGHIKAVLELECQNCLEAVDWPIDCTIKLGIVNSMDQANRLPEDYEPLMVEEEKILLKNIIEDEILLILPAFPKHQHACFVQKIDNNSVDPLVNDESSSPENPFSILAKLKNTGDL, translated from the coding sequence TACCCGAATATATAGATCCTTTACATCTCGCTGACAAGCGTGGTGAATTGAAGGGTCAAATACCATTAAAAAATCTGGATCGGTTGGCGAAAATGCTGATTAACGACACCGGTACAGTTACTGTCGACCTTTTTTTTGGTCGGGAAGGGCGACTGGCCAAAGTTGAGGGGCATATTAAGGCTGTTTTGGAACTTGAGTGCCAAAATTGTCTGGAGGCTGTTGACTGGCCTATTGATTGTACGATCAAATTAGGTATTGTTAACTCGATGGATCAAGCGAACAGATTGCCTGAAGATTACGAACCATTGATGGTTGAAGAAGAAAAAATTCTTCTTAAAAATATTATTGAAGATGAGATATTGCTCATATTACCCGCTTTCCCAAAGCACCAACATGCTTGTTTTGTCCAGAAAATTGACAATAACAGCGTAGATCCATTAGTGAATGACGAGTCGTCATCCCCTGAAAACCCTTTTTCCATTTTAG